The segment CTCCAATTATTTTAGCAATGAGAGTGTCTTTAAAATACCACATCATAGCTTTTGATTTTCTTCCTACACCaggatcaaaagtgacagattcTCCCTCCTCCACAGACTTTCTCTTCATTTTATTTCGTTCAGCAGCAGAAACACCTGAAACACAAACCAACAGGTGATTGGAGGATCTTTTGGGGGGAAAgacacatgaaaaataaaataaaacatgaggatatgaaaaaaaaaaaaaaggatatgaaaaaaacaaaacaaaacatactttGACTTTCAGTTTGAAAAGGAACATTTATCCACATTCTgtaattatgaatatattttaagtcaagtcacttttatttatatagtgctttatacaatacaagCTTTTACATCAAAACTTCTGTATTTTGATTTCTGGATGATGAGAAACTGTTCAAAACAATACTGAGTGATAATAAAACAACTAACCAACGGAAgagcaaaatgtgtttaaagagGACAAATCATGCTTTTTttcatgttcatctttctttagtgtgtaatgatGATGTTTGAGGAAgaaaaagctctgcaaagtccctccagcgggaattattctctatatcagatcccagggattgcacatactcagatataaatgtatagtataatgcaatgtaagtcgctttggataaaagcgtctgccaaatgtgtaaatgtataAAAGTATATATGCTCTAagtaagcggtagaccaattACAAAACACTGGGACCAATCAGAGCAAACTGCGCTTTTTGGAAGGCAGGTTTAAATGAAACGGAAACTAACACAGAGCATCCAAACAGGGTGAAAACAGGCATTGTAGTACTGTAAAATGataagaaaaataatgtttttacaggtaaagaaaaaaaaaaactctgaatGTCAATGCAAAATAAttcaataaacacatttttgatGTGGTTTAAATGTACAAGACTTGTTTTTAAACATAATGACTCACCAATGACAATAACACTGAAGATCTGTTCACTGTCGCTGATGCCACTGCTGATGATCTTCAGATCATAATctccagtgtgtgtgtttgtgatgttcatgatggtcagagatccagtctgattgtccagcttcagtctgcctctgaatctctcagttccttcattacactgaacatctgtacatGTTTCACTTTTTCCATTGATTTGAGCGATGAGAGTGTCATTAAAATACCATCTAATTCTGTCTTCTTGGTTCATTTCAACACCAGTGtgtagagtgactgaatcttcCTCTATCACAAACACTCCACCTGCATCAACACCAGACACACATGAAGAAATGAGCAGTTAATTATAAGCCAATGAAAATTACACAACAGGAAAGTGCAGTGAAAGGAAcagtacatgaaaaaaaaaatccataaaaaaTTATACATGGGAATCAGTtctacattactataatattgaaggttaaaagtaactaatttgtatacaaacacttaaattagtGGAAGTTAAgtaagtttttataataataaagttaaaatacTAACTTTACaattatgtaattatatttatactttttttaaatacgtTATTTAAAAGGTGGCAAAACTTGACGTTTATATTCAAAGCATTAAgctaaatattgaagaacattataaattataacaaatgtgtaatatggtgcatatatttagcaattCAGTTTTATTATAGCTGACTAACGGgttatggtcactgaatgttttttctgaggtaaaatgTGACGTTAAGTGACATTTCTTACaacactgattgagctattCCATTAGACaggatacagatttcggtaaggtgtactgtatttttcaacatacctttagttgttaattcatgtttatcacgctgtaactggtattaaagcggaggagattATCAGTTCACGAGTTTTCTTGATCTGAGGCTACAGccatctgtcacgccacattaaacagcgccaaaatggttattttttgaatttcgtaataaaatggacagaatttgaaatctgagactttgtttcatatcaaaagtaataAAGCACAAAGCTTATTGTCATTTATAGGATGGGAAGAGTGCTACAATGTTCTATTCATTTATCAAcggattcttgggatttaagtaTCGATATcagttcgtaaaaatgagaatcgattcaaattgagaaatcaatatttttttacccagcccaaGCGGCTACTGAACATTACACATTCTTTCACCATCGCAATGTCTGTTAAATGTGCTAGTATTCAAAGGTGCCTTTGTCTCTGTTGCacgaaaaaaaaggaaaaaaaaaataaaataaaataaacacttccGCTTAGAGTCTGAACTTTACAATTAATGCAGCCAATTTGATAAACTCCTAGTAAAGCACTGAGTTATTTGTtgataaatacaaaaatgtttcaTAATTCATGAAATACTTTTTTGTACTATGTGTCATATGTCATTTTTGGCTTTGACTATAATTTTTACGTTTT is part of the Megalobrama amblycephala isolate DHTTF-2021 unplaced genomic scaffold, ASM1881202v1 scaffold417, whole genome shotgun sequence genome and harbors:
- the LOC125261474 gene encoding uncharacterized protein LOC125261474 isoform X2, giving the protein MNQEDRIRWYFNDTLIAQINGKSETCTDVQCNEGTERFRGRLKLDNQTGSLTIMNITNTHTGDYDLKIISSGISDSEQIFSVIVIGVSAAERNKMKRKSVEEGESVTFDPGVGRKSKAMMWYFKDTLIAKIIGDQSQICTDVQCDERFRDRLKLDHQTGSLTITNTRNTDSGDYELKINSSRFSIIRSFSVSVTGSGLSPGALIGIVVAVLLLAAVSLIYCHHWRSRKRGVWSPTRSGP
- the LOC125261474 gene encoding uncharacterized protein LOC125261474 isoform X1, which produces MNQEDRIRWYFNDTLIAQINGKSETCTDVQCNEGTERFRGRLKLDNQTGSLTIMNITNTHTGDYDLKIISSGISDSEQIFSVIVIGVSAAERNKMKRKSVEEGESVTFDPGVGRKSKAMMWYFKDTLIAKIIGDQSQICTDVQCDERFRDRLKLDHQTGSLTITNTRNTDSGDYELKINSSRFSIIRSFSVSVTAVPGSGLSPGALIGIVVAVLLLAAVSLIYCHHWRSRKRGVWSPTRSGP